The Candidatus Rokuibacteriota bacterium genome contains the following window.
AGACGCTCGCGGTACTCGGCGAGGAGCGGGCGGGGGAGCACGGCGGCGTCATGCACTGCTTCTCGGGGGACGTGGAGATCGCGCGGCGCTGCCTCGACCTGGGGCTCTACATCTCGCTGGCGGGGCCGGTAACCTACAAGAACGCCCGCGCCCTACCGGAGGTCGCCCGCTTCGTCCCCTGGGACCGATTGGTGATCGAGACGGACTGCCCGTACCTGCCGCCCACGCCGCACCGCGGGAAGCGCAACGAGCCCGCCTATGTGGCGCTGACAGCGGCTTGCATCGCAGAGCTCCGCGGCGCCGACCCCGAGGCGCTCTGCGATGCGCTCACGGCCAATGCGGCCAAGCTTTTCGGTATCACGCTGACCTAACCCGTTTCACGGAGGCTCGACCATGCCCTACGCCGACATCCTGTACGAGGTCAAGAACCAGATCGCGTGGCTAACCATCAACCGCCCCGACAAGGGCAATGGCTTCCGGCGCGAGACCGTGCTGGAGCTGATCGCCGCGCTCAACGAGGCGCGCAACGACGCGGGCGTGCGCGTGGTCGTGCTGACCGGCGCGGGCGACCGCTTCTTCTGCATCGGCGGCGAGAAGGAGCCCAACGACGGCCAGCTCCACTACCACAACACGCCGCCCGTCGTGGACCTCTACGGCCTCATCGACCTGATGCCCGTACCCGTCATCGCCATGGTCAACGGCTTCGCCGTGGGCGGCGGCAACGTGCTCGCCAACATGTGCGACCTGACGGTGGCGAGCGATCAGGCGACCTTCCGGCAGGTGGGGCCGATGATGGGCTCCTACGACGCGGGCTTCGGCACCTGGTACCTGGAAGACTCGGTGGGCAGAAAGCGCGCCAAGGAGATCTGGTACCTCAACCGCAAGTACGGCGCGAAGGAAGCGCAGGCGATGGGCCTCGTCAACGAGGTGGCGCCGCACGCGGAGCTGCGCGCGCGGACCGAGGCGATCTGCGAGGAGCTGAAGAAGCGCGGCCCGCAGGCGCTCGCCGCGCTCAAGGCCGCCTTCCACGCGCGCCACAACGGCGCGTTCGGCATGAGCCGTGTCACCATCGACCACCTCGTGGCGAACTACTATCACACGGACGAGGCGAAGGAGATGGGCCGCGCCTTCAACGACAAGAATGACCCGAATCCGGAGACGTTCTACCGCTAGCAGGCGGCCGATAAGGGCCCATCTGCGCCATTTAGCAAGAAGACTCTTGGGGCGCCCTCGGCCGCACGCTCGTGGCCGTTCGAGCTGAGGGGCGGAGTCCAGAGGCGAGGGCTGAGACAGTCGTACGCCTCGCGTGCGGAATCAACCCAGCCCTCGTCTCGCGACGGCACAGGCCGTCGCTCACCTCGGACAGCGGGGCGCCGCCTCGCATCTGGACCTTTTTGAGCCGCCTGCGAGTTGCTCAGCAGCTCGCTAGGTCTGCGCGAGGAGCGACAGGGCGCGGTCGGCGTCGGCGGCGGCGACGAATAGGGATACCGCGCCCGCGTCGCCGACGCTGAACGGATGCACGGATTGGACGAGCTGCCCGCGCATCACCGCGGGGATGCCGTGACCGTCGAGCAGCGCGCGCACCACGAGGGCCTCGGCCTGGTCGCGGCACCGGCGAACCTCGACCAGGACGGGCGCAGGCTCAGCCGCGGGCTGGCGCCTCGGAAACTGGATGACCTTGCCCCGGCGTGTCATCGCCCGGCCTTGTACCACTCGTAGATGTCCTCGCCGGTGGTGAACCAGACGCCCTTTTTCTTCCGCATGTAGTCGTAGATCGCCTCGAAGTACTTGATTCGGTGCGGCACGCCCGAGATGTAGGGATGCACGGCGAGGGCCATCACGCGCGGGTTCCTGGCACCCTCGGCGTAGAGCCGGTCGAACTGGTCCTTCGCGCGCTGGAGCCACTCGGATGACGTGTGGTGCTGGATCACCATCATCGGGATGTCGTTGAGCTCGATCGTGTACGGCACCGAGACGAGCGGGCCCGCCGTCGTGCGGATCTCGTAGGGCTGGTCGTCGTTGACCCAGTCGGAGACGTACTCGATCCCCTCCTGGGCGAGGTAGTCGAGCGTCTCCCAGGTCTCGGTCAGTCCCGGGCCCAGCCAGCCCTTGGGCTTCTTGCCGGTGAACTTCCTGAGCATCTCGACGGACTGGCGGATGGCCGCGCGCTGGTCCGGCAGGAGGTGCATCGCGCCCTGGATCACGCCGTGCGCCATGAACTCCCACCCGGCGTCGAGCATCGCCTTGGCCACGGGCGTGTACGACTCGACCACGTGGGCGTTGATCGACGTGGTCGCGCGGATCTTGCGCTTGGCGAGCGCCTCGTAGAGCCGCCAGAAGCCCACGCGCATCCCGTAGTCGTGCCACGCCCAGTTCGGCACGTCGGGGACGGTGCTGACGCCCTGCGGCGCCGTCAGGTACTGGCGGGCCATCGGCTTCTCGATGTCCCACTCTTCGATGTTGACGATCGTCCAGACGGCGATGCGCGCGCCCTTGGGCAGCGTCCACGGGCGGCGGCTCGTGATCGGTGAGTAGTCGAAGCGCTCGCGGGGGAGTCTCACAGCAACCTTGAGATTACCATCGCCTGAGCATTAAGGGTAGAATCCCGGCCCATGACCAAGCCCCTCGGCATCGACGTCCACGCCCACTTTTTCCCCGAGACCTTCATCCGCGTCGTCGAGGAGGCCGGCGCGTCGTTCGGCGCCGGCGTGGACCGCTCGAACCCGAAAGGCCCCGCCCTCGTGGTCGGCGCATCGCGCACGCCGCCGCTCGAGGCGCGCTACTGGGACCTCGATCTCCGCATCCGCTCGATGAACCGCCAGGGCGTGGCCGTCCAGGCGCTCTCGCTCACCGTCCCGATGGTGTACTGGGCCGACGGCGCGACCGGCTCGCGCCTTGCAGCATCCTTCAACGACGCCGCGAGCGCGGCGCACGTCGCGCACCCGGACCGCTTCGTCGGCTGCGCCATGCTGCCCATGCAGGATACGGCGCGGGCGCTCGCCGAGCTCGAGCGCGCGGCCAAGCTGCCCGGCATCAAGGGCGTCTACATGGGCACCAATGTCGGCGGCCGCGAGCTGTCCGACCCGGCGTTCTTCCCGGTCTTCGAGCGCGCGGCGGCGCTCAGGCTGCCCGTGCTGCTGCATCCCCTCCGCGTGGTCGGCGCCGAGCGGTTGGCGCCCTTCTACCTCGGCAACCTCCTCGGCAACCCGTTCGACACCGCGATCGCTGCCGCGCACCTGGTGTTCGGAGGCGTCCTCGACCGGCTGCCGAAGCTCGAAGTCTGCCTGCCCCACGCGGGCGGCGCCATGCCGTACCTCCACGGCCGTCTCCGTCACGGCCAGGGCGTGAGGCCGGAGACGAAAGACCGGGCGAAGAAACCCTTCAGCGCCTATCTCCGTCGCTTCAGCTACGACATCATCAGCCACGACGCGGGCGCACTTCGCTACCTCGTCGACACGGTCGGGGCGGACCGCGTGATGCTCGGTACCGACTTCTGCTTCGACATGGGGTACGAGCGGCCGCTCGCGATCATCCAGGCCAAGGCGACGGGGCTCAGCCGGAAGGACCAGGACCGCGTCGTCCGCGGGAACGCCGCCCGCCTGCTGCGCCTGAGTTAGGCGCGTGCGTAGCCGGCATAAACGCCATTATCGGATCGGGCCGGCGCCGGCGGGGGAAGACGGCCACGACATCCGCACCGTCCAGGAGCTGCTGGGGCACCGGGACGTGACCACCACCATGATCTACACCCACGTCCTCAATCGCGGGCCGGTCGCGGTGAGGAGCCCGGCGGACCGGATGTTCGGCCCATGACCTCGCCGGCGGCCTCGGAGAGTATACGCAGCGGGATAAGCTGCGCGACGTTGCAGCCTATCCCGGCCCGCGAGGGCCGCTCCATCAGGCGCAAATGGTTGGATCGATGGGCCGCCGAGCCAGGAGAAGCGGTCGACTCGAGATTGGTATACGCTGCAGGAGCTCGCAGGGGTTGCGGTATTACGCAGATCAGCGTATCCAGTGGCCGAATTGTAGTTAGGCGACGCACCGATCGCCCCGGGAACGAGGGAAGGGAGAGAGCGCGGAGATGAATGAGGAGTACATCCTGCGGAGCCTCCGGGCCACGTACCGCCAGCTCGTTGAGGGCCTGACGCGGAGGGTGCGTTGGATAACCCGAACCCTGGGTTTGCTCGTCATCGTTCTCTTCGCT
Protein-coding sequences here:
- a CDS encoding TatD family hydrolase gives rise to the protein TLAVLGEERAGEHGGVMHCFSGDVEIARRCLDLGLYISLAGPVTYKNARALPEVARFVPWDRLVIETDCPYLPPTPHRGKRNEPAYVALTAACIAELRGADPEALCDALTANAAKLFGITLT
- a CDS encoding enoyl-CoA hydratase-related protein, whose translation is MPYADILYEVKNQIAWLTINRPDKGNGFRRETVLELIAALNEARNDAGVRVVVLTGAGDRFFCIGGEKEPNDGQLHYHNTPPVVDLYGLIDLMPVPVIAMVNGFAVGGGNVLANMCDLTVASDQATFRQVGPMMGSYDAGFGTWYLEDSVGRKRAKEIWYLNRKYGAKEAQAMGLVNEVAPHAELRARTEAICEELKKRGPQALAALKAAFHARHNGAFGMSRVTIDHLVANYYHTDEAKEMGRAFNDKNDPNPETFYR
- a CDS encoding DUF2007 domain-containing protein, whose product is MTRRGKVIQFPRRQPAAEPAPVLVEVRRCRDQAEALVVRALLDGHGIPAVMRGQLVQSVHPFSVGDAGAVSLFVAAADADRALSLLAQT
- a CDS encoding polysaccharide deacetylase family protein translates to MRLPRERFDYSPITSRRPWTLPKGARIAVWTIVNIEEWDIEKPMARQYLTAPQGVSTVPDVPNWAWHDYGMRVGFWRLYEALAKRKIRATTSINAHVVESYTPVAKAMLDAGWEFMAHGVIQGAMHLLPDQRAAIRQSVEMLRKFTGKKPKGWLGPGLTETWETLDYLAQEGIEYVSDWVNDDQPYEIRTTAGPLVSVPYTIELNDIPMMVIQHHTSSEWLQRAKDQFDRLYAEGARNPRVMALAVHPYISGVPHRIKYFEAIYDYMRKKKGVWFTTGEDIYEWYKAGR
- a CDS encoding amidohydrolase family protein, coding for MTKPLGIDVHAHFFPETFIRVVEEAGASFGAGVDRSNPKGPALVVGASRTPPLEARYWDLDLRIRSMNRQGVAVQALSLTVPMVYWADGATGSRLAASFNDAASAAHVAHPDRFVGCAMLPMQDTARALAELERAAKLPGIKGVYMGTNVGGRELSDPAFFPVFERAAALRLPVLLHPLRVVGAERLAPFYLGNLLGNPFDTAIAAAHLVFGGVLDRLPKLEVCLPHAGGAMPYLHGRLRHGQGVRPETKDRAKKPFSAYLRRFSYDIISHDAGALRYLVDTVGADRVMLGTDFCFDMGYERPLAIIQAKATGLSRKDQDRVVRGNAARLLRLS